One genomic window of Bacteroidota bacterium includes the following:
- a CDS encoding DNA-directed RNA polymerase subunit omega — protein MAIKTIDVTTLAADTGGIYEAVAIIAKRARQVSSKMKTDLDEKLSYYEGFGPEMEDARMTEEQIRTSIEYEKKSKPTEVAIDEMMEHEVYFRNPNEEGA, from the coding sequence ATGGCGATCAAAACAATCGACGTAACCACGCTCGCAGCTGATACCGGTGGCATTTACGAAGCTGTAGCCATCATCGCCAAACGTGCCCGTCAGGTATCTTCTAAAATGAAAACGGACCTGGACGAAAAACTTTCTTACTACGAAGGTTTTGGCCCGGAAATGGAAGACGCCCGCATGACGGAAGAGCAGATTCGTACGTCTATCGAATACGAGAAAAAATCCAAGCCAACGGAAGTTGCCATCGATGAAATGATGGAGCACGAAGTATATTTCCGTAATCCAAACGAAGAAGGCGCATAA